The DNA sequence TTAATTAGTCGTGATTCTTACATTTCCCCACTAAATAAGAAATTTTATCTCCAAAATTTAGTGATTACCTGAGAATAACCCAGGATAATCCTTCCGCATCTCGGATAGGAGTGTTCAGATCCAAACCGGTCCAAAAAAAACCACGAAACTCGGACCGATCCAAACCGAAAACCGAATTAAACTGctctattttggatattttttggattttagatcgGTTTTattgcggttcggtttggtttgcgGTTCCACTCTGCACAATCGAACCGAACCCATatattacaaataataataataataataataataataataataataataataataataataataataataataataataataataataataataataatacccttACCGTAGCACACTAGGTCACTAGCGCCGCTTCCCCAAATGTTTGAAACCCTAATCTAAAGAAAGAAACCCCTCTGCCCTCTCTCGCTCTCTTAGTCTTCGTTCTTCATTCTCACCATTACAGCATCACGCACTCTCACCATCACAGCATCACTCACTCTCAGTCACTCTCACTGACACACACCAACGCCGTCCGCCGCTCCTCTTCTGAATGATGCCATTCATCGCCTCTTCTTCTCAGTGACGCCGCTGGCGCCTCCTCTCCTCGGTGATGCCGCTGCCGAGGTGCCGCTGCCGCCTCTTCTTCAAGATATATTTTTacttgcttttatttattttgttttgttttgttgtcttaagattttgtttaattttaatttttacctgTTAAACTGTTCAAGGTATATTTTTacttgcttttatttattttgttttgttctatTGTTCTAAGATtttgtttaatttcaattttcacttGTTAATTGATGTTAAACTGTGTTAAACTGTTCAAGGTATATTTTTACttgcttttgtttattttgttttgttctgttgttttaagattttgtttaattttaattttacttgttAATCTGTGTTAAACTGTTCAAGGTATATTTTTACTTGCTTTAATTTTTACTTGTTTAATTTTTACTTGTTAAActgtgttttaattttattttgttcttgttgtactgttattcttgttattaaaatttgttaaacttTGTATTAAATTAGGTATTctgttcttgttgattgaaattgaATTCTATTGTTTTATCTTCTGCAGATTTTATATTTGTGCGGTTGATTTTAGCTTTCAATTCGAAGATCAACAATGTCAGCTTCATATCCTGaggtaatttttttattgtgtaatcTGTATGTTGGTAACAACTCAATATGTTAAttaattgagaaaaatattaaaataacataaactgATTAATTATTCTTTGTTATCACAGGATGTTCAAAGTAGCGACTAAGGATTTACCAATGCTAAATCCATCCACTTTTGAATCAGTCAAATCTTCAGGACAGTCAGAGTCAATGCCGCCTCTACAACAGCAATCGTAGCCACAAACTCAGATGCAGACGCAGCCGCCATCGCTGCCGCCACTACCGCCGCACAGTGATCAGAACAATGAAGGAACTAGATCTAAGAGGAGGAGAGGCAAAGCAAATGTTGCTGATGAGTCACCTAATCCTGGCCAGTCTGAGGAACAAGGTACACGTAACACTAGAAAACATGTTAGACTTAGATCTTGGACTTGGGAgcattttaaaaaagatgataGTGGTCCCAAATCTAGGGCTATATGTAAGTGGTGTGGAGCATCTTATGCGACTAATTCACATAAAAATGGTACTAGCAATCTTAAAAGTCACTTGTTGAGTTAGTGTAGAAAATTTCTAAAAGATTCACTTGATCCCACACAAAAAACACTTGTTATGCAGCAACTTAAAAAAGAAGGAAATAGGCTGGGTAATTGTTTGACTGCTTTATCATTTGATCCTGATTTATGTAGATAAGCTCTAGCTAGAATGATAATCATAGATGAGTTGCCTTTTAGATTTATCGAAGAAGAGGGATTTCATTATTTCATGAGTGTTTTACAGCCAAAACTCCATATTCTGGGCAGAATTTCAGTTGCTATGGATTGTTGGAACTTGTTTATGAATGAAAAACATAAGTTGAAGAGTGTCTTTATAAACTCAAATCAAAGTGTGTGTTTGACCACTGATTGTTGGACTTCTGTACAAAATCTAAACTATCTTTGCCTCACTGCACATTTTATTGATCAAGATTGGAAGTTGCAAAAGAGAATTCTTAACTTTTGTCTCATTAAGAATCATAAAGGTGAAAGAATTGGTAGAAAGATAGAAAAATGTCTTTTGAATTGGGAAATAAGTAGAGTCTTTAGCATCGCAGTTGATAATGCTAGTTCAAATGATGTTGCCATTTGTTACTTGAAAGGTAGAATGGAAGATTAGAATTCACATCCTTTAAAAGGTGAACATTTGCATGTTAGGTGTTGTGCTCATATCTTGAACTTGGTGGTGACTGATGGTTTGAAGGATATGTATTcttcaattaataaaattagaaatGCTGTTAGATATGTCCGTACTTCTCCTAGTCATATGGATAGGTTTAAAAGTTGCATTAAAGAGGCTAGGATCCAAGACTGCTCTTGTGTGCAATTAGATGTCCCCACTAGGTGGAATTCCACTTACATAATGCTTGATAGTGCTTTAAAATTCCAAAAGGCCTTCAAGAGGTTAAGTGAGAGGGATGCTGAGTTTGTAATGATGCAAGGGGGCATTCCAAAGAATGAAGATTGGGATAATGCAAGATGTTTTATGaggtttttgaatatttttttcgaTGTAACCAAAAAAAGTCTCAGGTTCTACATTTGTGACTACTTCTTCATATTTTCATCACTTTTGTTCAATTCTTAGTTCTTTGAAGACTTGGGCTGATAGTAATGACATATTATTTAAGGGTATGGCTACAAAAATGAAGGCTAAACATGATAAATATTGGGATAACTTGAGAAACatgaatatgatgatttttgttgCTGTCGTACTTGACCCTAGATACAAGATTAAGTTTGTTGAGTGGAGTTTTCAAAGGTTGTTTGAGAAGGAGGATGTTGATTTCTTATGTGGTAAGGTGAATGAAGTATTCAATGACTTGTTTAACAGCTATATGGTTGCTCTCAATAGTGATCAAGCACACCAATCTGCACAACATAGCCAAGATGTGGATATGGATGATAGTGCCTTTGATGATGTTCGCTTTGCGGCAGCATTTGAAAATGATGTACAAGCAAGTGAGAGTGTCAACACAAATGAAGTGGATTTATATCTCATGGGGTCATTGGAGAAACCAGTTGATCCAAGTAGTTTTGATATTTTAACTTGGTGGAAAGTGACCTCTAACAATTACAAATATCCTGTTCTAAGTCAAATTGCGATGGATATTCTAGCTATGCCGGTGTCAACGATTGCTTCTGAACCCGCCTCTAGCACTAGAGGTAGAATGCTTAATCAATATAGGAGCTCTCTTACTCCAAAAATAGTTGAAGTTTTGATTTGTGCACAAAATTGGTTTCGAGCCAATTCATTGCCAATTGACCTTGAGGAGTCTTTTGAAGAATTTGAAAAACTTGAGAAAGGTAATGTTCTttaatattatgttttattttatcttcacaTAGTGATTAACTTTACTATTTGATAATATGTTTAacttactaatatttattttattatattttattgtagaACTTGAGCCAATTCCTCAACTAATAGATGAAGAAGACTCTGGTGATGAATCTGATTAGTGATCAGTGCTTCAGCTTTTAGTTTGGAGttttttatgttatgtttttattaagACTTTGCAATATTActtgattttgtgttgttgagatttgtttagttgttttgatgctgaagaattatt is a window from the Arachis hypogaea cultivar Tifrunner chromosome 1, arahy.Tifrunner.gnm2.J5K5, whole genome shotgun sequence genome containing:
- the LOC140182496 gene encoding zinc finger BED domain-containing protein RICESLEEPER 3-like, whose translation is MQTQPPSLPPLPPHSDQNNEGTRSKRRRGKANVADESPNPGQSEEQGTRNTRKHVRLRSWTWEHFKKDDSGPKSRAICKWCCAHILNLVVTDGLKDMYSSINKIRNAVRYVRTSPSHMDRFKSCIKEARIQDCSCVQLDVPTRWNSTYIMLDSALKFQKAFKRLSERDAEFVMMQGGIPKNEDWDNARCFMSSLKTWADSNDILFKGMATKMKAKHDKYWDNLRNMNMMIFVAVVLDPRYKIKFVEWSFQRLFEKEDVDFLCGKVNEVFNDLFNSYMVALNSDQAHQSAQHSQDVDMDDSAFDDVRFAAAFENDVQASESVNTNEVDLYLMGSLEKPVDPSSFDILTWWKVTSNNYKYPVLSQIAMDILAMPVSTIASEPASSTRGRMLNQYRSSLTPKIVEVLICAQNWFRANSLPIDLEESFEEFEKLEKELEPIPQLIDEEDSGDESD